The genome window ACCAATTGGATTTTGTGGATTACACACCTTACCAAAGACTTTGCAATCATATGGCTTAGCCTTGCCACGCAATATCTCTCCGCATATACAAGCTTTTGACTCTTTAGACTCGCCTACTTCTACATTAAAATGCTTCCTTGCATCAAGCATACCAAACTCATCTCTAAGCTTCATTCCGCTCATAGGAATTACCCCAAGTCCTCTCCACTCAAAATCGCAAGGCTCAAGATACTTATTTATTAGCTCTTTAGCTTTTAAATTTCCTTGATTACTAACGACTCTAGCATACTCATTATAGACTTTATGGGTGCCGTTTTCATGTTGATTTACTAAATTTAATATACTATCCATTAAATCCAAAGGCTCAAACCCACTCACAGCTATTGGAGTACCAAACTCATCTGCAAGCTCTTCATATATAGCACTTCCTGTAATTACGCTTACATGGCTTGGACCCAAAAATGCATCTATCTTAACATCCTTATCACTCATTATAGCTCTTACTGGAGCTGGTACAGTTACATGATTGATATGAACAAATAAATTTTTTAGTCCTAAGTTTATCGCCTGTTCTACTACTACTGCACTCATTGGAGTAGTCGTCTCAAATCCTATAGCAAAAAATACAACCTTCTTATCTGGATTTTCTTGTGCAATGCTTATTACATCAAGTGGAGAATATAAAGCCCTAATATCTGCCCCGCCAGCTCTAAGCTGAGCTAGAGAACCTTTGCTTCCAGGTACTCTCATCATATCAGCTAAGGTACAAAATATAACCCCTTCTATACCAGCAATAGCAATAGCCTCATCTATGCGGCTTCTAGGCATAATACACACTGGACACCCTGGCCCATGAATAAAATTAATATTTTCTCCTACTAATTGAGGTAATCCAAATTTCATAATACTATGCGTATGACCACCGCAAATTTCCATTATATTTAGTGGCTTTTTGCTTCTTTGTTTAATTATCTTACTTAAGGCTAAAATTTTATCTTTATCTCTAAAACTATTTATCAAATCCATTAATTTTACCCTTTTAAAGCTGCTAAACCCATATCGCCTTCATCGGCTGATATTTTGCCATTTTGCATATCATTAGCTATTTGCTCATATATTTTTAAACTCTCCAGTGCATACTGAGTATCGATCTTCTCCATAGCAAATCCTACATGGATTAACACATAATCTCCCACAGCAACAGGTTCAGCTATAAGATCTAAGCTAACTCCACGCCTAACGCCCATAGTATCTACTATTGCAAAATTATTTTCATCTATTGATATTACTTTTGATGGTATACTAAGACACATTATCTAGCCTCTTTTTTAACTTTTATATAATTTATCCATTTATCAATTCCTTGATTGCTTTTACTATCAACCTCTATTATATCAACTTTTGGGTTTAGTTTTCTAGCTTCTTTTTTCACCACTTCTACATCAAAATCAAAATGCTCTAGCAACCCAATCTTAGTAATTATCACTACATCAGCAGCTCTAAACATCACTGGATACTTAGCTACCTTATCGCTACCTTCTGGTACGCTAATTAATACAGCATTAAGGTGCGCTCCTACATCATAGCTAGCTGGACATACAAGATTACCAACATTTTCTATAAATACTAAATCAAGTTCATTTAAAGGCAAGTGATGAAGACCATTATGCACCATAAAAGCATCTAAATGGCATGTTTGACCTGTGCTAATTTGATATGCTACACCACCAGCATTTACTACGCGATTTGCATCCATATTAGTCTCTAAATCCCCTTCAACTACACCAATTTTTAATCCACTAGCCTTTATAGTTGCTTCTAAAAGTGTAGTCTTACCAGCACCTGGACTACTCATCAAATTTATACAAAGTAGTCCATATTCATCAAGATGAGCTCTATTGTGAGCTGCTTCGTGATCATTATCTTTTAATATTTTCTCTACTACTTCAATAGTCTTTTTTTCATTTAACACCGGATGGTCATGATGACCATGATGGTGATGATTATGATGATCATCGTGACTATGATGATGCGATCCACCCATACTACAACCACAATCTTTACACATAATATCTCCTTAATTTTAAAACAATTAATAATCTTATATATTAAAGCTTAGTATTATATCTAAGCAGATTTAAGCCAAAGTAAATCTGCCCCATAGCAATACCAGAATCATTCATAGGTTCATTAATTGGCAGATAATATTTAATATCATGGCGTCTAAACTCAGATATAGTTCTTTTTAACAAAGCTCTATTTTGCCATACTCCACCGCATAAAACAACTGGAAGATTATGCATTTTAGCAATCTTTAGAGCCAAATTTGAAATTCCATTTATAAAAGCAGTAGCTGCTACTTCCATAGGATCATTTAAAGCGCCTATAAAAGCATTTTTATAATTAATTACATCTTCATCTATTTCAAATTCATAGGCCACATTTATATTTTCATCATATAAAGCCTCAAGCATCATAGGGGCCTGCGCATCATAGGTAATAACTGGCAAATTTAGCACAATTGCAGCAAACGCATCAAAAATTCTACCAAGCGAGCTAGTAGCTACTATATTTAATTTATTTTCTAAGATTTTATCTAGATTAGATTTTTGAATTTGAGGTACTATGGCATCTATTTTTGGTGAGTTGAGATTGTATTTTTTTGCTATTGCGTAGGCTAGATAGTAGATATTTTTTATCCCTTTATCTGCTCCAATAAGCTCAAAATTATCAAAATGCATAACTCTTTTAAACTCATTATCTTTACATCTTAGCACTTCGCCACCCCATATAGTAGCGTCCTGGCCATATCCAGTTCCATCAAAGCTAAGAGCTAAAACTTCGCAATCTAAGCCATTTTCTAACATTACACTAAGAGCATGAGCATGGTGATGATAAACCCTATAAATCTCTTTATCTTTAAAATTATTTACAAATCCAAAATGCGGATGAGCATCACCAATGATAAAATCAAACTCAAACCCATAAATACTCTTAAAACTCTCTAGCAGCTCATCAAATCTTTTAATCACTGCTAAAGAGCCCATATCGCCAATATATGGAGAGCTAAAGATAAGGCCATCTTTATAGATAGCAAATTGATTTTTCATCAAGCTCCCAAGCGCTAAAAAGCACCCTTTTGGTGCATCTTTTAATCCTAAATTTAAAGGCATAATATTAGGCTTTAATCCACGAGATGTTCGAAGATAAATTGGCTTTGAAAATAGCTCAAAACAGATGCTATCATCGCTTGGATTTACAATATCTCTATCATTATCAAGAGCATAATCACACACACTACCAAGTCTACTAGCAAGCTCATCAAAGTTTGTTAAAATAGGCTCTTTGCTTGGGTTTGCGCTAGTAGCTATAATTGGAGAGTTTAATCTATCTAATAGCATTATATGTAGTGGAGTTGGCGGCAAAAATATACCAACGCTTCCTACACCACTAGATATTGACTTAGGTAGATTATTTTTGGATTTTAATAAAACAATAGGTTTTAAATTTGAGTTTAAAATCTTAGCTTCACTCTCATTAATATAAGCATAATCACAAGCCATATCAAGATCTTTACACATTATAGCTAAAGGTTTATGCGGACGCCTTTTACGCTCTTTTAAAGATGATACAGCCTTACTATTTAGAGCATCGCAAACAAGATGAAATCCGCCAACTCCTTTAATAGCTATGATTTTGCCATCTTTTAAATCATCTATACATCTTTTAAGAGCCTCTTTATTATTTGCAAGAATTTTGCCATCTAAACTCTTATAGCTTAGCTTTGGGCCGCAGTTTTTACATGCTACTGGTTGAGCATGATAACGGCGATTGGTTGGGTCTTTATACTCATCTTGGCACTGTTTGCACATATTAAATTTACCCATTGTAGTATTTATTCTATCATATGGCAAGCTTTTAATCAAAGAAAATCTAGGGCCGCAGTTTGTGCAGTTGATAAATGGATGATTGTATCGTCTATTTGTAGGATCTTTTAATTCAAATTTACACTCATCGCATATAGCAAAATCAGGTAAAATCGGTGCAAATTTATAACTTTCTTGCGAGCTAATTATATTAAAATCATCATATTTTTTATCGCTATTGCTAATAATAATATTATCTATTCTAGCTAGTGGAGGTAGATCTATTTTAAGCTTAGATATAAACTCATCAATATTTTTTTCATCGCCACAAAGTTCAATTTTTACACCGCTAGAATTATTTAATACAGTTCCATTTAGCTCAAGATTTTTAGCTAATGAATAGACAAAAGGGCGAAATCCAACACCTTGAACCAGCCCAAAAACTTCAATCTTAATTGATCTCAAGTGGATAGTGTCCGCTAAATTTACTTTTATAATTTGAATTACAAAACTTTAAAGCTAAATTTGCAATTACAGGATTAGCAAAGAGATTCCCGCTAAATATCATACCTTCGCACTCTAGCTCATCTTTTAAAATATCACCAAAATCACTTAAAAAAAATGCCAAACTCTCCAAACAGCCAAAGCTAATATTCTTCGCATCTGCGCCAGCTAGCCTAAAACTCATCGTACTTCTAATAGCTCTTACCCAATCAAATTCGCTCTTGCTACTCATTTTATAATCAATTCTTACCCCTTTTAAACCACTATAATCTCTAGCATAATTTAAAATTTGACCATTGTATCCTAGAATTTGATCAATTATCATAAATAGCGAATAAAAATTATTAGGTAAATTTATAGTGCCATTTGGTAGCTTGTACTCTTTTTGATAGTTTGTAAGCAGCCTATCGCCACCATCAAATTCAGAAATTTTTTGCCAAATTTCTTCAAAACTCTTTGGTAAATTAATTCTAAGCATATCAAATTCATCTTCGCCCTTATAAACTTTGATAAAATCGCTATATTTTTGACTTAAAAATACTCTAGCGATTGTAGAATTTGCTACACCTAACTCACTTACACAAAGACCAAAAAGAGCATAATTTTTATCATCAAATGAGTTTATAAACTCTCTTTCTTTAGCTCTTATAAACTCTCCAGCTCTAATAATTAAAATTCTCTCATCTAAGATTGATACTTTCATATCATCTTTAGAGCTTTTAATAGATAAAAAATTTATCCCATTTTCACTTAGGGCTTGAGTAATCTTATAAACATTGATATCCCAAGCGCTTCTAACATCAAAATATAGTGGTGCGTCTTTGTGATTACTACGATATATCGCATTAGTACGCAAATTTATAACCGGCTTTTCAAAACTAGCAAGAGCGATTAGAGATTCTTCATCGCATACAAAAATTTTAGCTGCATTTTTAAGATTTGTTGGTAGTATATAATCACAATCAAAACTACTAAATTTAGATATCTCATAACCATCATAATTTATAGTTTTACCAGCCATTATATCTTTTATAGCATTAGCTATAAATATATTATCACTTTTAAAGCCAAATTCATTTTCATCTGATTTTAAAGCA of Campylobacter vicugnae contains these proteins:
- the hypD gene encoding hydrogenase formation protein HypD, which gives rise to MDLINSFRDKDKILALSKIIKQRSKKPLNIMEICGGHTHSIMKFGLPQLVGENINFIHGPGCPVCIMPRSRIDEAIAIAGIEGVIFCTLADMMRVPGSKGSLAQLRAGGADIRALYSPLDVISIAQENPDKKVVFFAIGFETTTPMSAVVVEQAINLGLKNLFVHINHVTVPAPVRAIMSDKDVKIDAFLGPSHVSVITGSAIYEELADEFGTPIAVSGFEPLDLMDSILNLVNQHENGTHKVYNEYARVVSNQGNLKAKELINKYLEPCDFEWRGLGVIPMSGMKLRDEFGMLDARKHFNVEVGESKESKACICGEILRGKAKPYDCKVFGKVCNPQNPIGSCMVSGEGACAAYYKYTKRG
- a CDS encoding HypC/HybG/HupF family hydrogenase formation chaperone; this encodes MCLSIPSKVISIDENNFAIVDTMGVRRGVSLDLIAEPVAVGDYVLIHVGFAMEKIDTQYALESLKIYEQIANDMQNGKISADEGDMGLAALKG
- the hypB gene encoding hydrogenase nickel incorporation protein HypB, yielding MCKDCGCSMGGSHHHSHDDHHNHHHHGHHDHPVLNEKKTIEVVEKILKDNDHEAAHNRAHLDEYGLLCINLMSSPGAGKTTLLEATIKASGLKIGVVEGDLETNMDANRVVNAGGVAYQISTGQTCHLDAFMVHNGLHHLPLNELDLVFIENVGNLVCPASYDVGAHLNAVLISVPEGSDKVAKYPVMFRAADVVIITKIGLLEHFDFDVEVVKKEARKLNPKVDIIEVDSKSNQGIDKWINYIKVKKEAR
- the hypF gene encoding carbamoyltransferase HypF codes for the protein MRSIKIEVFGLVQGVGFRPFVYSLAKNLELNGTVLNNSSGVKIELCGDEKNIDEFISKLKIDLPPLARIDNIIISNSDKKYDDFNIISSQESYKFAPILPDFAICDECKFELKDPTNRRYNHPFINCTNCGPRFSLIKSLPYDRINTTMGKFNMCKQCQDEYKDPTNRRYHAQPVACKNCGPKLSYKSLDGKILANNKEALKRCIDDLKDGKIIAIKGVGGFHLVCDALNSKAVSSLKERKRRPHKPLAIMCKDLDMACDYAYINESEAKILNSNLKPIVLLKSKNNLPKSISSGVGSVGIFLPPTPLHIMLLDRLNSPIIATSANPSKEPILTNFDELASRLGSVCDYALDNDRDIVNPSDDSICFELFSKPIYLRTSRGLKPNIMPLNLGLKDAPKGCFLALGSLMKNQFAIYKDGLIFSSPYIGDMGSLAVIKRFDELLESFKSIYGFEFDFIIGDAHPHFGFVNNFKDKEIYRVYHHHAHALSVMLENGLDCEVLALSFDGTGYGQDATIWGGEVLRCKDNEFKRVMHFDNFELIGADKGIKNIYYLAYAIAKKYNLNSPKIDAIVPQIQKSNLDKILENKLNIVATSSLGRIFDAFAAIVLNLPVITYDAQAPMMLEALYDENINVAYEFEIDEDVINYKNAFIGALNDPMEVAATAFINGISNLALKIAKMHNLPVVLCGGVWQNRALLKRTISEFRRHDIKYYLPINEPMNDSGIAMGQIYFGLNLLRYNTKL